In a single window of the Notamacropus eugenii isolate mMacEug1 chromosome 4, mMacEug1.pri_v2, whole genome shotgun sequence genome:
- the GDF15 gene encoding growth/differentiation factor 15 — protein MASLSLRPSQLRLLPPLLLLLLLLPPPQSRGAEPPPEDRERSVQLEAIRNAILGRLGLSAPPKVSLPTLSAAEVRRLQRSYEEALAQLRANQSQEATGLARPSRPSAPKVRVLTPKLELSQDPRDVRIHLVLEREALISGMPKEPRVMRAHLRLFLQPPSPQTRTERATSKLPVEAKSLRLDLTRPLKRWLQQGSAPAPVLRLPLALPPMVSRELLRQPRVPRASLRVRFQEPPRRKPRRVRALEPDKDCEAGSVRRCCPRAQRVSFEELGWTDWVLAPREYEMRFCEGSCPGNYRPASMHAQLKARLHRVSPDVVGPPCCVPSAYEPIVLMHYDSDGNVALKPFEDLVPKTCHCA, from the exons ATGGCGAGTCTCTCCCTGCGCCCCAGTCAGCTGCGACTGCTGCCAccgctactgctgctgctgctgctgctgccgccgcctcAGTCCAGAGGAGCTGAGCCGCCGCCAGAGGACCGGGAGCGCAGCGTGCAGCTAGAAGCCATCCGCAACGCCATCCTGGGACGGCTCGGGCTGTCCGCGCCCCCCAAAGTAAGCCTGCCGACTCTGAGCGCCGCCGAGGTCCGTAGGCTGCAGCGCAGCTACGAGGAGGCATTGGCCCAGCTGAGGGCTAACCAGAGCCAGGAGGCGACAGGCTTGGCTCGTCCTTCTCGTCCCAGTGCCCCCAAGGTCCGCGTCCTGACGCCCAAAC TTGAGCTCAGCCAGGACCCCCGCGACGTGCGCATCCACCTGGTGCTCGAGCGGGAGGCTCTGATTTCAGGGATGCCGAAGGAGCCGCGGGTGATGCGCGCCCACCTGAGGCTGTTTCTGCAGCCACCTTCTCCACAGACCCGGACGGAGAGGGCCACCTCGAAGTTACCTGTGGAGGCTAAGAGCCTGAGGCTTGACCTGACGCGGCCGCTGAAGCGCTGGCTCCAGCAGGGCAGCGCTCCAGCGCCCGTCCTGCGGCTGCCCCTGGCTTTGCCTCCCATGGTGTCTCGGGAGCTCCTCCGACAGCCCCGGGTCCCGCGCGCCAGCTTGCGCGTCAGGTTCCAAGAGCCCCCCCGCAGGAAGCCGCGCAGGGTGCGGGCGCTGGAACCGGACAAAGACTGTGAAGCGGGCTCCGTGCGCCGCTGCTGCCCCCGCGCGCAGCGCGTGTCGTTCGAAGAGCTTGGCTGGACCGACTGGGTGCTGGCGCCGCGCGAGTATGAGATGCGCTTCTGCGAGGGCTCCTGCCCGGGCAACTACCGGCCCGCGAGCATGCACGCACAGCTTAAGGCGCGCCTGCACCGCGTGTCCCCAGACGTGGTGGGGCCACCCTGCTGCGTGCCCTCTGCCTACGAGCCGATCGTACTCATGCACTATGACAGTGATGGGAACGTGGCGCTCAAGCCCTTTGAAGACCTGGTCCCCAAGACCTGCCACTGCGCCTGA